A portion of the Verrucomicrobiota bacterium genome contains these proteins:
- a CDS encoding SDR family NAD(P)-dependent oxidoreductase: MGKVVWITGCTRGLGRAWAEGLAARGWTVAGGGRGSSQLAELQGAFSAPHFFGALDVSQEASALAWVQEALERTGAPDLLLNNAALLNQPAPLWKVSEAEFSQVIDVNLKGVQRMIRLVVPSLIARGHGVVVNLSSGWGRSTSPEVAPYCATKFAIEGLSQALAQELPPGLASIALNPGVIDTDMLRSAWGEGAASYPSTEEWAKVAVPFVETLSASENGQSLTVS, encoded by the coding sequence ATGGGCAAAGTCGTTTGGATCACAGGGTGCACCCGAGGCCTCGGGAGGGCGTGGGCCGAAGGCTTGGCCGCTCGCGGCTGGACCGTGGCCGGCGGGGGGCGCGGCTCGTCCCAGCTGGCCGAGTTGCAGGGCGCTTTCTCCGCGCCTCACTTTTTTGGCGCTCTCGATGTCAGTCAGGAAGCCTCGGCGTTGGCTTGGGTGCAGGAGGCCTTGGAGAGGACCGGCGCGCCCGATCTCTTGCTGAACAATGCCGCTCTCCTGAACCAGCCCGCCCCCCTCTGGAAAGTTTCGGAAGCCGAGTTTTCCCAGGTCATCGATGTCAATCTCAAGGGCGTGCAGCGGATGATCCGCTTGGTGGTGCCGAGCCTCATCGCGCGCGGGCACGGGGTGGTGGTGAACCTCAGTTCGGGGTGGGGTCGGAGCACTTCCCCAGAGGTCGCTCCTTACTGCGCGACGAAGTTTGCCATCGAGGGCTTGAGCCAAGCTCTTGCCCAAGAATTGCCACCGGGCTTGGCCAGCATCGCTCTCAACCCAGGAGTCATCGATACCGATATGCTGCGAAGCGCTTGGGGCGAGGGAGCCGCGAGCTATCCTTCGACTGAGGAATGGGCCAAGGTGGCGGTGCCCTTTGTGGAAACTCTCTCGGCGAGCGAGAATGGCCAATCCCTCACCGTCAGCTGA
- a CDS encoding M28 family peptidase, translating into MRTTERGLLVVLALATLACGPQPAADSASGVEEAFDQEQAFADLAAIVGLGPRTPGSPGLQATRDYLLPRLQAAGWSVQEQAFLSATPRGEIEFVNVRARFGTEDFQGWDSVRAILGGHIDTKFYDEFVFVGANDAGSSTALLLEAARALATKPELARQVELVWFDGEEAIVNYTATDGLYGSRFYARELRKRPLAERPAFGLIVDMVADKNLRIALPSDTPGWMREGIFRAAREVNAREVFRLHHGTVLDDHVPLQQAGVPMANLIQINLVMFPSYWHTAEDTLDKLSAESLGKSARTALRFLENFLLREPRK; encoded by the coding sequence ATGAGGACTACTGAGCGGGGCTTGCTGGTCGTCCTGGCCCTGGCGACGCTGGCCTGCGGGCCACAACCGGCCGCCGACTCCGCTTCGGGAGTGGAAGAGGCCTTCGACCAGGAGCAGGCTTTCGCGGATCTCGCGGCCATCGTCGGGCTCGGGCCCCGCACCCCAGGCTCCCCAGGTCTTCAGGCTACCCGGGACTATCTTCTCCCTCGCTTGCAAGCGGCTGGGTGGAGCGTGCAAGAGCAAGCTTTCCTATCGGCGACGCCGCGAGGCGAGATCGAATTCGTGAACGTGCGCGCTCGCTTTGGGACGGAGGACTTCCAAGGCTGGGATTCGGTGCGGGCCATTCTTGGCGGACACATCGACACCAAGTTTTATGACGAGTTCGTCTTCGTCGGCGCGAACGACGCGGGCTCCAGCACGGCCCTGCTGCTGGAAGCCGCCCGAGCCCTCGCGACCAAGCCAGAGCTGGCCCGTCAGGTGGAGCTGGTCTGGTTTGATGGAGAGGAAGCCATCGTCAACTACACCGCTACTGACGGGCTCTATGGCAGTCGATTCTACGCCCGGGAGCTGCGGAAGCGGCCCCTGGCCGAGCGCCCTGCCTTCGGCCTGATTGTGGACATGGTGGCCGACAAGAATTTGCGGATTGCGCTCCCTTCCGACACCCCGGGCTGGATGCGGGAAGGAATCTTCCGGGCCGCGCGGGAAGTGAACGCTCGGGAGGTCTTTCGACTGCACCACGGGACTGTCCTCGACGATCATGTGCCCCTCCAGCAGGCGGGCGTTCCCATGGCCAATCTCATTCAGATCAACCTCGTGATGTTCCCGAGCTACTGGCACACGGCCGAAGACACCTTGGACAAACTTTCCGCGGAAAGTCTGGGCAAAAGTGCCCGGACTGCCCTCCGATTTCTGGAGAACTTTCTCTTGCGGGAACCGAGGAAATGA
- a CDS encoding ParB/RepB/Spo0J family partition protein, translating into MGKQALGKGLGALINKGDQSTPSRATEGASEAADNQVQRIELSRITPSPLQPRKSFREEVLNELVESIRQHGVIQPLILRRVDGKLELIAGERRFRASKLVGVAEVPAIIREASDQDVLEMALIENLQREDLNPVEEAQAYVRLAKEFGLRQEDIAKRVGKKRTTVANSMRLIELEASVQDLLASGLISVGHAKVILGLKSDEHQPVVADLVVRKKLTVRATEAVVADFNDAKGGTRRGARNGLGTASQLPPALASVQSRLRDHLSTQVRIQHGEKKGRIEIEYYGSSDLNRLLDFLGLADEDY; encoded by the coding sequence ATGGGGAAGCAAGCGTTAGGCAAAGGGCTGGGAGCCTTGATCAACAAGGGGGACCAAAGCACGCCTTCCCGGGCGACCGAAGGCGCCAGCGAGGCCGCCGACAATCAGGTCCAACGCATCGAGCTGAGCCGCATCACCCCCAGCCCGCTCCAGCCCCGGAAGTCTTTTCGTGAAGAGGTCTTGAACGAGTTGGTGGAGTCCATCCGGCAGCACGGGGTCATCCAGCCGCTCATTTTACGACGAGTGGACGGTAAGTTGGAGCTCATCGCCGGGGAACGTCGCTTCCGCGCCTCCAAACTGGTGGGCGTGGCAGAGGTCCCCGCCATCATCCGAGAGGCCAGCGACCAGGACGTGCTGGAGATGGCCCTCATCGAGAATCTCCAGCGGGAAGATCTCAATCCAGTGGAAGAGGCCCAAGCCTATGTCCGCCTGGCCAAGGAATTTGGCTTGCGCCAGGAAGACATCGCCAAGCGGGTTGGCAAAAAACGCACTACCGTGGCCAACTCCATGCGGCTGATCGAGCTGGAGGCCAGCGTGCAAGACCTTTTGGCCAGCGGGCTCATTTCCGTAGGCCATGCCAAAGTCATCCTGGGCCTGAAATCCGATGAGCACCAGCCGGTGGTGGCGGACCTCGTCGTCCGCAAGAAACTGACAGTCCGGGCCACCGAAGCGGTGGTGGCCGATTTCAATGACGCCAAGGGCGGGACGCGACGAGGTGCCCGAAATGGCCTCGGGACAGCCAGCCAGCTCCCGCCAGCCTTGGCCTCGGTGCAGAGCCGGCTTCGCGACCATCTCTCGACCCAAGTTCGCATCCAGCATGGGGAGAAAAAGGGGCGCATCGAAATCGAATACTACGGAAGCAGCGATCTCAATCGCTTGCTCGACTTCCTCGGGCTGGCGGATGAGGACTACTGA
- a CDS encoding FAD-dependent oxidoreductase produces MSRPTLQNQLHLNVVVLGGGFAGVYCAKELGKQLRKTDQTVGIVSEQNHMVFQPMLAEVAGGSLSPGHVINPIRMLCRHADVFRGEVMDIDLEEKSIFVNTGHFSTGMKLTYDHLVLALGAEVDLSRVPGMPEHAFLMQNVGDAIALRSTVISRMEEANVETRPEIKERLLTFTVVGGGYSGVETAGEIHDMLVSMTRFYHHVEESQIRVIVIHSRSRILNALGERLAEYARRKLEERGVEFHLERRVRAVTATRVYLDDGSTIETNTTVSTVGNAPNSLVRRLCQTYQLQHQRDRITTDAHFRVPGRDDLWAIGDCAHNPDADAEISPETAQFAMRHGLHCGKNLGAVLAGKPTRPFNFKGLGELASIGHRTAVAEIMGLNFSGFLAWFMWRTIYLAKLPGIERRLRVTLDWSLDLFFPRDINLLNPRYTKLLTSVHLEPGDHLFSTGDPAFSLYVVQRGKIELFQDGRVVRTIGPGDFFGERALVHKTGYFFDAIAAERTVLLSASGPAIMPILEGSRRFRRILAKTTAQSSAEDEMRNIEQKLPEGAIERSVASAMNRKVTSLSVDSCVDDALALFKKSRHSVYPMIKSDGTFHGCLHREDFFDYLKKAEVTGRTLLNDLPPFQLPLCREDQKIGQALESMVRVGRFKGIVLDDEGRLVGILALMDLLTNAAVIEESLA; encoded by the coding sequence ATGTCTCGACCCACTCTCCAAAATCAGCTTCACCTGAATGTCGTCGTCCTCGGCGGCGGATTTGCCGGCGTCTACTGCGCCAAGGAACTAGGCAAGCAACTGCGGAAAACGGATCAGACCGTGGGGATCGTCTCGGAGCAGAATCACATGGTCTTTCAGCCGATGTTGGCGGAGGTGGCAGGCGGTTCGCTTTCGCCCGGCCATGTCATCAACCCCATTCGGATGCTCTGTCGCCACGCGGATGTCTTTCGGGGCGAGGTCATGGACATCGACTTGGAGGAAAAGTCGATTTTTGTGAACACCGGGCATTTTTCGACCGGCATGAAGCTGACCTATGATCACCTCGTGCTGGCGCTAGGCGCTGAGGTCGACCTCAGCCGCGTGCCCGGCATGCCCGAGCACGCCTTTCTCATGCAGAATGTGGGGGACGCCATCGCGCTGCGCTCCACCGTCATCTCCCGCATGGAGGAGGCCAATGTCGAGACCCGCCCCGAAATCAAGGAGCGCTTGCTGACCTTTACGGTGGTCGGGGGCGGTTACTCCGGAGTAGAAACCGCGGGCGAAATCCATGACATGCTGGTCTCGATGACGCGGTTCTATCATCACGTCGAGGAAAGCCAAATCCGCGTCATTGTCATCCATTCGCGCAGCCGAATCCTGAACGCCCTGGGCGAGCGACTCGCAGAGTATGCCCGCCGCAAGCTGGAAGAGCGGGGCGTGGAATTCCATCTCGAACGACGCGTCCGCGCCGTCACCGCCACCCGCGTCTACCTAGATGACGGCTCGACCATCGAGACCAACACCACCGTCAGCACCGTCGGTAACGCGCCCAACTCCCTCGTGCGGCGACTCTGCCAAACCTACCAGCTTCAGCACCAGCGGGACCGCATCACCACCGACGCCCACTTCCGCGTCCCCGGACGAGACGACCTTTGGGCCATTGGCGACTGCGCTCACAATCCCGACGCCGATGCAGAAATCAGCCCAGAAACGGCCCAGTTCGCCATGCGCCACGGCCTCCACTGCGGCAAGAACCTCGGGGCCGTCCTGGCGGGCAAGCCCACTCGGCCCTTCAATTTCAAAGGCCTGGGCGAGCTGGCCTCGATTGGGCACCGCACCGCCGTCGCCGAAATCATGGGCCTCAACTTCTCAGGCTTCCTGGCCTGGTTCATGTGGCGGACCATCTACCTGGCCAAGCTGCCCGGGATCGAGCGTCGCTTGCGCGTCACCCTTGATTGGTCTCTCGACCTCTTCTTCCCACGCGACATCAACCTGCTCAACCCGCGCTACACCAAACTCCTCACCAGCGTGCACTTGGAGCCGGGAGACCACCTCTTCTCGACCGGCGACCCGGCCTTCTCGCTCTACGTCGTCCAGCGTGGAAAAATCGAACTCTTCCAGGACGGCCGAGTCGTCCGCACCATCGGCCCGGGCGACTTTTTCGGGGAAAGAGCCCTCGTTCACAAAACTGGCTACTTCTTCGACGCCATCGCCGCCGAGCGCACCGTACTGCTCTCAGCCAGCGGCCCGGCCATCATGCCCATCTTGGAAGGCAGCCGCCGCTTCCGTCGGATCCTCGCCAAGACCACCGCCCAGTCCTCGGCCGAAGACGAAATGCGCAATATCGAGCAAAAGCTGCCGGAGGGTGCCATCGAACGCTCCGTCGCCAGCGCCATGAATCGCAAAGTCACCAGTCTCTCCGTGGATAGCTGCGTGGATGACGCCCTGGCCCTCTTCAAAAAAAGCCGCCACTCGGTCTACCCCATGATCAAGAGCGATGGGACCTTCCACGGCTGCCTTCATCGGGAAGACTTCTTCGACTACCTCAAGAAGGCCGAAGTCACGGGCCGCACCCTCCTGAATGACCTCCCCCCGTTCCAACTCCCCCTCTGCCGGGAGGATCAAAAAATCGGCCAAGCGCTCGAATCCATGGTCCGGGTTGGCCGATTCAAAGGCATCGTGCTGGATGACGAAGGCCGGCTCGTCGGCATCTTGGCGCTCATGGATCTTCTCACGAACGCGGCCGTCATCGAAGAGTCCCTGGCGTAG